The following proteins are encoded in a genomic region of Ursus arctos isolate Adak ecotype North America unplaced genomic scaffold, UrsArc2.0 scaffold_32, whole genome shotgun sequence:
- the RER1 gene encoding protein RER1 isoform X2 → MSEGDSAGDSVHGKPSVGYRFFTRLGQVYQSWLDKSTPYTAVRWVLTLGLSFIYMVRVYLLQGWYIVTYALGIYHLNLFIAFLSPKVDPSLMEDSDDGPSLPTKQNEEFRPFIRRLPEFKFWHAATKGILVAMACTFFEAFNVPVFWPILVMYFIMLFCITMKRQIKHMIKYRYIPFTHGKRTYKGKEDAGKTFAS, encoded by the exons ATGTCCGAAGGGGACAGTGCTGGAGATTCTGTCCACGGGAAGCCTTCTGTGGGGTACAGATTTTTCACAAGACTTGGACAG GTCTACCAGTCGTGGCTGGACAAGTCCACGCCTTACACGGCCGTGCGGTGGGTGCTGACGCTGGGCCTGAGTTTCATCTACATGGTCCGAGTTTACCTGCTGCAG GGCTGGTACATTGTGACCTACGCCTTGGGGATCTACCATCTCAACCTTTTCATagccttcctttctcccaaaGTGGACCCTTCCTTGATGGAGGACTCAG ATGATGGCCCCTCATTACCAACCAAACAGAATGAGGAGTTCCGGCCCTTTATTCGAAGGCTTCCAGAGTTTAAATTTTG GCACGCGGCGACCAAGGGCATCCTCGTGGCCATGGCCTGCACCTTCTTTGAGGCTTTCAATGTCCCGGTGTTCTGGCCCATCCTGGTGATGTACTTCATCATGCTTTTCTGTATCACCATGAAGAGGCAAATAAAG CACATGATCAAGTACCGGTACATCCCGTTCACGCACGGCAAGAGGACGTACAAGGGGAAGGAGGACGCAGGCAAGACGTTCGCGAGCTAG
- the PEX10 gene encoding peroxisome biogenesis factor 10 isoform X2, which yields MALAAAGPAEVVRAAQKDDYYRGGLRSAAGGALHSLAGAKRWLKCRREVELLSDVAYFGLTTFAGYQTLGEEYVGVIQVDPSRSRVPSRLRRGVLVTLHTILPYLLDKALLHLELELQADADGARPSQGSLALGGRGRSGARHWVHRHVATLTEQQKRTLLRAVSVLRQGLGCLQRLHVAWFYIRGAFYHLAKRLTGVTYLRIHSPATEDLRARESYRLLGLISLLHLALSVGLQLYGFQQRQRARREWKLHRSPSHRRSHMEEKAISRNSTCTLCLEERRHSTATPCGHLFCWECITQWCDTKGEVPSPEARVPAALSLT from the exons ATGGCCCTCGCGGCCGCCGGTCCCGCGGAGGTAGTTCGCGCGGCGCAGAAGGACGACTACTACCGCGGCGGGCTGCGGAGCGCGGCGGGCGGCGCCCTGCATAGCTTGGCGG GTGCAAAGAGGTGGCTGAAGTGCAGGAGAGAGGTGGAGCTGCTGTCCGATGTCGCCTACTTTGGCCTCACCACATTTGCAG GCTACCAGACCCTTGGGGAGGAGTATGTTGGCGTTATCCAGGTGGACCCATCCCGGAGCAGAGTGCCCTCAAGGCTGCGCCGTGGCGTGCTGGTTACGCTGCACACCATCCTGCCCTACCTGCTGGACAAGGCCCTGCTGCACCTGGAGCTCGAGCTGCAGGCCGATGCCGATGGTGCCAGGCCCTCGCAGGGCAGCCTGGCACTGGGCGGGCGTGGCCGGTCGGGAGCGAGGCACTGGGTGCACCGGCACGTGGCCACCCTGACAGAGCAGCAGAAGAGGACGCTCCTGCGGGCCGTGTCGGTGCTCAGGCAGGGCCTCGGCTGCCTCCAGCGGCTGCATGTTGCCTGGTTCTACATCCGCGGCGCCTTCTACCACCTGGCCAAGAGGCTCACAGGAGTCACTTAC CTTCGCATCCACTCCCCAGCCACGGAGGACCTGAGGGCTCGAGAAAGCTACAGGCTGCTGGGACTCATCTCCCTGCTACACCTGGCCCTGTCCGTGGGCCTGCAGCTGTACGGCTTCCAGCAGAGGCAGCGCGCCCGGCGGGAGTGGAAGCTGCACCGCAGCCCGTCTCACCGCAg gagccacATGGAAGAGAAAGCCATTTCCAGGAACTCCACGTGTACGCTGTGCCTGGAGGAACGGAGACACTCCACGGCCACGCCATGCGGCCACTTGTTCTGCTGGGAGTGCATCACCCAGTGGTGCGACACCAAG GGAGAAGTTCCCTCCCCAGAAGCTCGTGTACCTGCGGCACTATCGCTAACCTGA
- the RER1 gene encoding protein RER1 isoform X1, translating to MSEGDSAGDSVHGKPSVGYRFFTRLGQVYQSWLDKSTPYTAVRWVLTLGLSFIYMVRVYLLQGWYIVTYALGIYHLNLFIAFLSPKVDPSLMEDSDDGPSLPTKQNEEFRPFIRRLPEFKFWHAATKGILVAMACTFFEAFNVPVFWPILVMYFIMLFCITMKRQIKVSAVGTAAERRREPAWALSVPGRHVALCGRDTAHRLPAEVATIDLSHSAVVQHTDCSLGAGWEGPSVLPCCPHWNVVLGPRG from the exons ATGTCCGAAGGGGACAGTGCTGGAGATTCTGTCCACGGGAAGCCTTCTGTGGGGTACAGATTTTTCACAAGACTTGGACAG GTCTACCAGTCGTGGCTGGACAAGTCCACGCCTTACACGGCCGTGCGGTGGGTGCTGACGCTGGGCCTGAGTTTCATCTACATGGTCCGAGTTTACCTGCTGCAG GGCTGGTACATTGTGACCTACGCCTTGGGGATCTACCATCTCAACCTTTTCATagccttcctttctcccaaaGTGGACCCTTCCTTGATGGAGGACTCAG ATGATGGCCCCTCATTACCAACCAAACAGAATGAGGAGTTCCGGCCCTTTATTCGAAGGCTTCCAGAGTTTAAATTTTG GCACGCGGCGACCAAGGGCATCCTCGTGGCCATGGCCTGCACCTTCTTTGAGGCTTTCAATGTCCCGGTGTTCTGGCCCATCCTGGTGATGTACTTCATCATGCTTTTCTGTATCACCATGAAGAGGCAAATAAAGGTGAGCGCGGTGGGCACCGCTGCCGAGAGGCGCCGAGAGCCCGCGTGGGCCTTGTCTGTACCTGGACGTCACGTTGCTCTGTGCGGCAGGGACACGGCACACCGCCTTCCCGCCGAGGTGGCCACCATAGATCTGTCCCACAGTGCAGTTGTCCAGCACACAGACTGCTCCCTGGGGGCCGGGTGGGAGGGACCCTCCGTTCTGCCATGCTGTCCTCACTGGAACGTCGTCCTGGGGCCCAGAGGCTAG
- the PEX10 gene encoding peroxisome biogenesis factor 10 isoform X1, translating to MALAAAGPAEVVRAAQKDDYYRGGLRSAAGGALHSLAGAKRWLKCRREVELLSDVAYFGLTTFAGYQTLGEEYVGVIQVDPSRSRVPSRLRRGVLVTLHTILPYLLDKALLHLELELQADADGARPSQGSLALGGRGRSGARHWVHRHVATLTEQQKRTLLRAVSVLRQGLGCLQRLHVAWFYIRGAFYHLAKRLTGVTYLRIHSPATEDLRARESYRLLGLISLLHLALSVGLQLYGFQQRQRARREWKLHRSPSHRRSHMEEKAISRNSTCTLCLEERRHSTATPCGHLFCWECITQWCDTKTECPLCREKFPPQKLVYLRHYR from the exons ATGGCCCTCGCGGCCGCCGGTCCCGCGGAGGTAGTTCGCGCGGCGCAGAAGGACGACTACTACCGCGGCGGGCTGCGGAGCGCGGCGGGCGGCGCCCTGCATAGCTTGGCGG GTGCAAAGAGGTGGCTGAAGTGCAGGAGAGAGGTGGAGCTGCTGTCCGATGTCGCCTACTTTGGCCTCACCACATTTGCAG GCTACCAGACCCTTGGGGAGGAGTATGTTGGCGTTATCCAGGTGGACCCATCCCGGAGCAGAGTGCCCTCAAGGCTGCGCCGTGGCGTGCTGGTTACGCTGCACACCATCCTGCCCTACCTGCTGGACAAGGCCCTGCTGCACCTGGAGCTCGAGCTGCAGGCCGATGCCGATGGTGCCAGGCCCTCGCAGGGCAGCCTGGCACTGGGCGGGCGTGGCCGGTCGGGAGCGAGGCACTGGGTGCACCGGCACGTGGCCACCCTGACAGAGCAGCAGAAGAGGACGCTCCTGCGGGCCGTGTCGGTGCTCAGGCAGGGCCTCGGCTGCCTCCAGCGGCTGCATGTTGCCTGGTTCTACATCCGCGGCGCCTTCTACCACCTGGCCAAGAGGCTCACAGGAGTCACTTAC CTTCGCATCCACTCCCCAGCCACGGAGGACCTGAGGGCTCGAGAAAGCTACAGGCTGCTGGGACTCATCTCCCTGCTACACCTGGCCCTGTCCGTGGGCCTGCAGCTGTACGGCTTCCAGCAGAGGCAGCGCGCCCGGCGGGAGTGGAAGCTGCACCGCAGCCCGTCTCACCGCAg gagccacATGGAAGAGAAAGCCATTTCCAGGAACTCCACGTGTACGCTGTGCCTGGAGGAACGGAGACACTCCACGGCCACGCCATGCGGCCACTTGTTCTGCTGGGAGTGCATCACCCAGTGGTGCGACACCAAG ACGGAGTGCCCTCTCTGCAGGGAGAAGTTCCCTCCCCAGAAGCTCGTGTACCTGCGGCACTATCGCTAA